The following proteins are co-located in the Labrys monachus genome:
- a CDS encoding GNAT family N-acetyltransferase: MPEIAIDLTAETPEDGPAIEKLHERAFGPGRFARTAFRLREGVAACADLSFVARIGSMIVGSVRLTPMHIGQHPALLLGPLTVEPAFRSRGIGMALLQASLAAAARKGHRLVLLVGDEPYYGRIGFKRIPPGRIVLPGPVDPMRFLVRELADGAFDGVEGTARGG, encoded by the coding sequence ATGCCTGAAATTGCCATCGACCTGACCGCCGAGACGCCCGAAGACGGCCCGGCCATCGAGAAACTGCACGAGCGCGCCTTCGGGCCGGGCCGCTTCGCCCGCACCGCCTTTCGCCTGCGCGAGGGTGTGGCTGCCTGTGCCGATCTTTCCTTCGTCGCCCGCATCGGTTCGATGATCGTCGGCTCCGTCCGGCTCACGCCCATGCATATCGGCCAGCATCCGGCGCTTCTGCTCGGCCCGCTGACCGTGGAGCCCGCCTTCCGCTCCCGCGGCATCGGCATGGCCCTCCTGCAGGCCAGCCTGGCGGCCGCTGCCAGGAAGGGCCATCGCCTGGTCCTGCTGGTCGGCGACGAGCCCTATTACGGCCGCATCGGCTTCAAGCGCATCCCGCCCGGCCGGATCGTCCTGCCCGGGCCGGTGGATCCCATGCGCTTCCTCGTCAGGGAACTGGCCGACGGTGCCTTCGACGGCGTCGAGGGCACGGCCCGCGGCGGCTGA
- a CDS encoding NUDIX domain-containing protein: MPLVMALSRFTRGMTLGVRAAVLDEEDRVFLVRHTYVPGWYLPGGGVSPGETIEQALARELAEEGHLRLEAPASLLGVYHNRDVSRRDHVAFFVVRRFAQERPRLPDLEIAQAGFFPLAALPEDTTDATRRRLDEVAGRRTADGVW, translated from the coding sequence ATGCCCCTAGTCATGGCGCTGTCCCGTTTCACGCGCGGCATGACGCTCGGGGTGAGGGCCGCGGTCCTCGACGAGGAGGACAGGGTCTTCCTGGTCAGGCACACTTACGTGCCGGGCTGGTACCTGCCCGGCGGCGGGGTTTCGCCGGGGGAGACGATCGAGCAGGCGCTCGCCCGCGAATTGGCGGAGGAAGGGCATCTGCGCCTCGAGGCGCCGGCCTCACTGCTCGGCGTCTATCACAACAGAGACGTCAGCCGGCGCGATCACGTCGCCTTCTTCGTGGTGCGCCGCTTCGCCCAGGAGCGCCCGCGGCTGCCGGACCTGGAAATAGCGCAAGCCGGCTTCTTCCCGCTGGCCGCCCTTCCGGAAGACACGACGGATGCGACGCGCCGCCGCCTCGACGAGGTGGCCGGTCGGCGCACGGCCGACGGCGTCTGGTAG
- a CDS encoding metallophosphoesterase family protein, whose product MFTLAHFSDPHIGPLPRANMQELAGKRMLGWLNWNRGRRDVHRMDVLEQLLRDLHAQAPDHIALTGDVVNLALPGEYPAARAFLEKVGPPDRVSLVPGNHDAYTKGGALRLLSAFDPWMRGDNAGAHPLDEEERFPYVRLRGRVALIGLSSAIPTGPFMATGKLGPRQVSRLGPILEHLGHEGYCRVVMLHHPVRRQDAGPTAMLIDADRLSAVLRSTGAELILHGHIHSGLIHRVRGPKSMIPVVCTPSASAAPERARWPASYNLFTISQRQDEWRINLAVRGFVSAGHPPKELRTQELR is encoded by the coding sequence ATGTTCACGCTTGCCCATTTTTCAGATCCGCACATCGGACCGCTGCCGCGTGCGAACATGCAGGAACTTGCCGGCAAGCGCATGCTGGGATGGCTGAATTGGAACCGCGGCCGCCGCGACGTCCATCGCATGGACGTGCTGGAGCAATTGCTTCGCGACCTGCACGCCCAGGCGCCCGATCACATCGCGCTGACCGGCGACGTCGTCAACCTGGCACTGCCCGGCGAATATCCCGCCGCGCGTGCCTTTCTCGAAAAGGTCGGGCCGCCCGACCGGGTATCGCTGGTTCCGGGCAATCACGACGCCTATACGAAGGGCGGCGCCCTGCGGCTGCTTTCGGCCTTCGATCCGTGGATGCGGGGCGACAATGCCGGGGCCCATCCGCTCGACGAGGAGGAGCGCTTTCCCTATGTCAGGCTGCGCGGCAGGGTCGCGCTGATCGGGCTGTCGAGCGCCATTCCGACCGGCCCCTTCATGGCCACCGGCAAGCTCGGGCCGCGGCAGGTTTCCCGCCTCGGCCCCATCCTGGAGCATCTCGGCCATGAGGGATATTGCCGCGTCGTCATGCTGCATCACCCGGTGCGCCGCCAGGACGCCGGCCCGACCGCCATGCTGATCGACGCCGACAGGCTCAGCGCCGTGCTGCGCAGCACCGGCGCCGAACTCATCCTGCACGGGCATATCCATTCGGGGCTCATCCATCGCGTCCGCGGGCCGAAGAGCATGATCCCGGTCGTGTGCACGCCGTCCGCTTCGGCCGCTCCGGAGCGCGCGCGCTGGCCGGCCTCCTATAATCTCTTCACGATCAGCCAGCGGCAGGATGAGTGGCGCATCAACCTCGCCGTGCGTGGCTTCGTCTCCGCCGGCCACCCTCCGAAAGAGCTGCGCACGCAGGAACTGC